A part of Flavobacteriaceae bacterium GSB9 genomic DNA contains:
- a CDS encoding pectinesterase family protein, translating to MLKQAFFLIVLFSIISFSSHAQDLAFPTAEGFGKYTSGGRDGIVYTVTNLNDDGEGSLRKGIVKKEPRIIVFAVSGIIELKSDLDVNPGKGNLTILGQTAPGEGITLKGYPFTIKANNVIVRYLRFRMGDVNEVQGDALGCRDAKNVIIDHCSVSWATDENASFYNNKNFTLQWSIISEALNRSVHKKGAHGYGGIWGGVNVSFHHNLMASNNSRNPRFSGSKTTENSENEFVDFRNNVIYNWGENSIYGGEKGSYNIVNNYFKSGPATTSSKLDRIVSPSKPYGKFYVNGNHVEGFESISQNNWAGGVQCDNLEETKLNSEIDIDNNVKTTTASQALQSVLENAGANIYRDVVDTRIVQNTKSGKVSFKNGIIDSQKDVGGWPKLKHEMGKPDSDEDGIPDYWENKNGLNPNVKDSDLNTIDQNYSNIEVYANSLIDRTPKLTKINDEDFHFVVNANGSGDFKTVQEAIDAVPDFRKTETKIFIKNGIYKEKLVLPSSKINVTFVGEDKNKTILTNDDYAKKQNAFGEEMGTTGSSSFFVFGNNFKAKNITFENSAGPIGQAVAVRVDGDKVIFENCRFLGFQDTLYLHGNNSRQYYKDCYIEGTVDFIFGWSTGYFENCEIYCKSNGYVTAASTDKNTKYGFVFKGCKITGNANEATFYLGRPWRDYAQTVFIDCYMDKHIKPEGWHNWGKSHAEKTTFYGEYNSSGPGASNKRVKWSKKISEKDLEHYSKKNVLGGTDNWIPEL from the coding sequence ATGTTAAAACAAGCGTTCTTTTTAATCGTCCTATTTTCAATAATTTCATTTTCAAGCCATGCCCAAGATTTGGCCTTCCCAACGGCTGAAGGTTTTGGTAAATATACCTCAGGAGGCAGAGACGGAATAGTATATACCGTTACCAACCTTAATGACGATGGTGAAGGAAGCTTAAGAAAAGGAATTGTAAAAAAAGAACCCAGAATTATTGTCTTTGCCGTTTCGGGCATTATTGAGCTGAAATCAGATTTAGATGTCAACCCCGGCAAAGGCAATTTAACCATTTTGGGGCAAACGGCACCCGGTGAAGGCATTACCCTAAAAGGTTACCCGTTTACCATAAAAGCCAATAACGTTATTGTGCGCTATTTAAGATTTAGAATGGGGGATGTTAACGAAGTTCAGGGCGATGCACTGGGGTGCCGAGATGCCAAAAACGTAATTATCGACCACTGCTCGGTAAGTTGGGCCACGGACGAAAATGCTTCGTTTTACAATAACAAAAATTTCACCCTTCAGTGGAGCATCATTTCCGAAGCATTAAACCGCTCGGTTCACAAAAAAGGAGCGCATGGCTACGGCGGTATTTGGGGAGGGGTTAATGTGTCATTTCATCATAATTTAATGGCCTCGAACAACAGCAGAAATCCGAGATTTAGTGGATCTAAAACCACCGAAAATTCAGAAAACGAATTTGTAGATTTTAGAAACAACGTCATTTACAACTGGGGCGAAAACAGTATTTACGGCGGCGAAAAGGGTTCTTATAATATAGTAAACAATTATTTTAAATCGGGTCCAGCAACAACTTCTTCTAAACTAGACCGCATTGTGAGTCCTTCCAAACCTTACGGAAAGTTTTATGTGAATGGCAACCATGTTGAAGGTTTTGAGAGCATCAGCCAAAACAATTGGGCTGGTGGAGTACAATGCGATAACCTTGAAGAAACTAAACTAAACTCGGAAATTGACATCGACAACAATGTTAAAACAACTACCGCTTCGCAAGCTCTTCAGTCTGTTTTAGAAAATGCCGGAGCTAATATTTATCGAGACGTTGTAGACACAAGGATAGTTCAAAACACTAAAAGTGGTAAAGTGAGTTTTAAAAACGGTATAATCGATTCGCAGAAAGACGTTGGCGGATGGCCGAAATTAAAACATGAAATGGGCAAACCCGATTCAGACGAAGATGGCATTCCCGATTATTGGGAAAACAAGAACGGTTTAAACCCCAACGTGAAAGATAGCGACCTCAATACCATTGACCAAAATTATTCGAATATTGAAGTCTATGCAAATTCATTAATCGACAGAACTCCAAAATTGACCAAAATAAATGACGAAGATTTTCATTTTGTAGTTAATGCTAATGGAAGCGGCGATTTTAAAACTGTGCAGGAGGCTATTGATGCTGTACCGGATTTCAGAAAAACTGAAACCAAAATTTTTATTAAAAATGGTATCTACAAAGAAAAATTAGTGCTTCCTTCATCAAAAATTAATGTGACATTTGTGGGAGAAGACAAAAACAAAACCATTTTAACAAACGACGACTATGCCAAAAAACAAAACGCTTTTGGTGAAGAAATGGGAACTACGGGCTCCTCATCCTTTTTTGTTTTTGGCAATAACTTCAAAGCAAAAAATATCACATTTGAGAACAGCGCGGGTCCCATTGGCCAAGCCGTGGCTGTTAGGGTTGATGGCGATAAAGTGATATTCGAAAACTGTAGGTTTTTAGGTTTTCAAGACACCCTTTACCTCCACGGAAATAACAGCCGCCAATATTATAAAGATTGTTATATTGAAGGCACAGTCGATTTTATCTTCGGGTGGTCCACAGGGTATTTCGAAAACTGTGAAATCTACTGCAAAAGCAATGGTTATGTTACGGCTGCCTCAACCGATAAAAACACCAAATATGGTTTTGTTTTTAAAGGTTGCAAAATAACAGGAAACGCAAACGAAGCCACGTTCTACTTAGGGCGCCCATGGCGCGATTATGCACAAACCGTGTTTATAGATTGTTATATGGATAAACATATAAAACCCGAAGGGTGGCACAATTGGGGTAAATCTCATGCCGAAAAAACCACATTTTATGGCGAATATAATTCTTCAGGCCCTGGAGCCTCAAATAAACGTGTAAAATGGTCGAAAAAAATATCGGAAAAAGACCTTGAACATTATAGCAAAAAAAATGTTCTGGGTGGTACAGATAACTGGATACCAGAATTATAA
- a CDS encoding DUF4861 domain-containing protein, which translates to MKKLAILSLACLGLIACKDKKSNTETVENKAVSEEVVPQKTYAEISIAQGGTWVDGPRGHKEYDGGTSFKNVESLQVPAEHTDHSWFIRYEGPGWENSKIGYRLYLDWRNAIDIFGKKVDSIVLPFVGQDGFDSYHEPSPWGQDILKAGKSMGIGSYGRIVADTIVHFQKVENTFAKVENSEYSSSVHINYKGWETGGESIDLDSKLTIFPEGRHTIAELTPSKEITGLCTGIVNHGVAFHKKEGEKWAYIATYGVQTLASPPDNLGMALFYKLDDVAEQKDGQYDHLVIFKPTTSTISYYFLGAWEQEPNGIKTEEAFIADLDKKLESLNTTNAIQ; encoded by the coding sequence ATGAAAAAGTTAGCAATTTTATCATTGGCCTGTTTAGGCCTTATTGCCTGTAAAGACAAAAAATCAAATACCGAAACTGTTGAAAATAAAGCTGTTTCAGAAGAAGTGGTACCGCAAAAAACCTACGCAGAAATTTCCATTGCCCAAGGTGGCACATGGGTTGACGGCCCTAGAGGTCATAAGGAATATGATGGTGGAACGTCTTTTAAAAATGTAGAATCGCTTCAAGTACCTGCCGAGCATACCGACCATTCATGGTTTATCCGTTATGAGGGACCCGGCTGGGAAAACAGTAAAATTGGCTACCGCCTCTATTTAGATTGGCGAAATGCTATCGATATTTTTGGTAAAAAAGTAGATTCTATTGTTTTGCCTTTTGTTGGTCAAGACGGGTTCGACTCATATCATGAGCCCTCTCCTTGGGGTCAGGATATTTTAAAAGCCGGGAAATCAATGGGCATTGGTAGCTACGGACGCATTGTTGCCGATACCATTGTGCATTTTCAAAAGGTTGAAAATACCTTCGCTAAAGTTGAAAATTCAGAATACAGCTCTTCAGTACATATCAATTACAAAGGCTGGGAAACTGGAGGAGAAAGTATCGACTTAGATTCAAAACTAACTATCTTTCCTGAGGGACGCCATACAATAGCTGAATTAACGCCTTCAAAGGAAATTACCGGACTTTGCACCGGTATTGTAAACCATGGGGTAGCTTTTCATAAAAAAGAGGGTGAAAAATGGGCGTACATTGCTACTTATGGTGTGCAAACTTTGGCTAGTCCACCTGATAATTTAGGTATGGCTTTATTCTACAAATTAGACGATGTTGCCGAACAAAAAGATGGACAATACGACCATTTGGTTATTTTTAAACCCACTACAAGCACCATATCTTACTACTTTTTAGGCGCTTGGGAGCAAGAACCTAATGGTATTAAGACCGAAGAGGCCTTTATCGCTGACCTTGATAAAAAATTAGAATCATTAAACACCACAAACGCAATACAATAA
- a CDS encoding pectate lyase codes for MKLYLKTILLIFPFLVFSCSSSSPSDTPKQEEQEEVEPTEEEQEQQEEENGEQQPTQVDEEAFAFPGAEGFGRHTTGGRGGKVLFVTTLEDYGKGSLREAVNTPGARYILFKVSGTIRLLSELKINNGNVTIAGQTAPGDGICLKNYPVTINADNVIIRYLRFRMGDEAQQEGDALGSRFHKNIIIDHCSMSWSTDETVSIYNNENTTLQWCFITESLRNSVHDKGSHGYGGIWGGRKASFHHNLLAHHDSRNPRLGEAAGSAFALTDLVDLRNNVIYNWQGNSAYGGEAMNVNIVNCYYKPGPVTTKDTRIMSIDKNKVEGTEVYDIWGKFYIDGNHVEGSTQVTNDNWTYGVYNQFHHSYGTVSEEDKATMKLSEPHNINNNVTTHTAVDAYNRVLAYGGASYKRDAIDTRIADEVKNGSYTYEGSNGSTKGIIDTQNDVGGWPELKSETPPTDTSGDGMPDDWKVEMKLKVEENNPNGHDLSTGYENIEVYINSLVTSITENQNK; via the coding sequence ATGAAACTATATCTAAAAACCATACTGTTAATATTCCCTTTTCTGGTGTTTTCGTGCAGCAGCAGCTCACCTTCGGATACCCCCAAACAAGAAGAGCAAGAAGAAGTAGAGCCTACAGAAGAAGAACAAGAGCAACAGGAAGAAGAAAATGGAGAGCAGCAGCCCACACAAGTTGACGAAGAAGCCTTTGCTTTTCCTGGTGCCGAAGGGTTTGGCAGACATACAACCGGTGGCCGCGGTGGAAAAGTTCTTTTTGTAACTACACTTGAGGATTACGGCAAAGGTAGTTTAAGAGAAGCTGTAAACACTCCCGGAGCCCGTTATATCCTATTTAAAGTTTCTGGGACAATCCGACTGCTTTCAGAATTAAAAATAAACAATGGCAATGTAACTATTGCTGGACAAACTGCTCCCGGTGATGGCATTTGCCTTAAAAATTACCCCGTTACTATAAATGCCGATAATGTTATTATCCGCTACCTAAGATTTAGAATGGGTGATGAGGCTCAACAAGAAGGCGATGCCTTAGGCAGCCGTTTTCATAAAAATATTATTATCGACCACTGCTCGATGAGTTGGTCTACCGATGAAACAGTTTCCATCTATAACAATGAAAATACCACGTTGCAATGGTGTTTTATAACCGAAAGTTTACGCAACTCGGTTCACGATAAAGGCTCGCATGGTTATGGTGGTATTTGGGGAGGAAGAAAAGCATCATTTCATCATAACTTGTTAGCACACCACGATAGTAGAAATCCACGATTAGGAGAAGCAGCTGGTTCTGCATTTGCTCTAACCGATTTGGTCGATTTACGAAATAACGTTATCTACAACTGGCAAGGCAACAGTGCCTACGGTGGCGAAGCTATGAACGTTAATATTGTAAACTGCTACTACAAACCCGGACCAGTTACAACCAAAGACACACGTATCATGTCTATTGACAAAAATAAAGTTGAAGGAACCGAGGTTTACGATATTTGGGGGAAATTCTACATTGATGGTAACCATGTCGAAGGCAGTACACAAGTTACCAACGACAACTGGACCTATGGTGTTTACAATCAATTTCATCATAGCTATGGCACAGTTTCTGAAGAAGATAAAGCAACCATGAAACTTTCTGAACCACACAACATAAACAACAACGTCACTACACATACCGCGGTTGATGCTTACAACAGAGTTCTTGCTTACGGAGGAGCTTCATACAAACGAGATGCTATCGATACCAGAATAGCAGATGAAGTAAAAAATGGGTCATACACTTACGAAGGTTCTAACGGAAGTACAAAAGGTATCATCGACACACAAAACGATGTTGGTGGTTGGCCAGAACTAAAATCTGAAACCCCTCCTACCGACACTTCTGGTGATGGTATGCCAGATGACTGGAAAGTCGAGATGAAACTGAAAGTTGAAGAAAACAACCCTAATGGCCATGACCTTAGTACTGGTTACGAAAACATTGAGGTTTATATCAACAGTTTGGTGACTTCAATTACAGAAAATCAAAATAAATAA
- a CDS encoding glycoside hydrolase family 28 protein, with amino-acid sequence MKLSFFKGLLPSLFLGIILTTQVACKDKEKQVAEPDPFDEAEAIINSIKIPEFKDATYSILDFGAVADGETLNTKAIAAAIDSCSNSGGGKVVIPAGDFLTGPIVLKSNVNLHLEEGANVLFSTNHKDYLPVVHTSYEGVELMNYSPLIRAYKQKNIAVTGKGTLNGQASNTNWWPWCGKDSYGWVEGAPKQHDSINLPTLRKMNEAQVPVSERVFGEGHHIRPTFFEPFECENVLLEGVTFTNAPFWVIHPLKCNYVRVDGVTVSSHGPNNDGCDPEYCKNVHITNCTFDTGDDCIAIKAGRNEDGRRVNIPSENIVVENCDMKDGHGGVVLGSEISAGVRNVFARNCKMDSPNLDRAIRIKTNTLRGGFVENLYVKNIQVGQVKEAALKINLHYGIYANQEGGFIPKINNVHLEDITVENSGKYGILIKGREEAVIQNVSLTNVHIKNAKTPLSVEYSEPIVFKNTTINGKEQ; translated from the coding sequence ATGAAATTATCATTTTTTAAAGGATTACTTCCCTCCCTATTCCTCGGAATAATTTTAACAACCCAAGTAGCTTGCAAAGACAAAGAAAAACAAGTTGCCGAACCTGATCCCTTTGATGAAGCGGAAGCTATTATCAATTCCATTAAAATTCCAGAATTTAAGGATGCCACCTACTCTATTTTAGATTTTGGTGCCGTTGCCGATGGTGAAACATTAAATACGAAAGCTATAGCGGCTGCTATCGATTCTTGTAGTAATTCAGGTGGAGGAAAAGTAGTTATTCCTGCTGGTGATTTCCTAACTGGGCCTATTGTTTTAAAAAGTAATGTAAACCTTCATTTAGAAGAAGGTGCCAATGTGTTATTTTCAACAAATCACAAAGATTATCTTCCTGTTGTGCACACGTCATACGAGGGTGTTGAATTAATGAACTACTCGCCGCTTATTAGAGCGTATAAACAGAAAAATATAGCCGTAACCGGAAAAGGTACATTAAATGGCCAAGCCAGCAACACCAACTGGTGGCCTTGGTGCGGCAAAGACTCTTATGGATGGGTTGAAGGTGCTCCTAAACAACACGATTCTATAAACCTGCCCACTTTAAGAAAAATGAACGAAGCACAAGTACCTGTTTCTGAGCGTGTATTTGGTGAAGGTCACCACATACGTCCTACCTTTTTTGAACCCTTTGAATGCGAAAATGTATTGTTAGAAGGTGTTACTTTTACTAATGCACCATTTTGGGTTATTCACCCATTAAAATGTAACTATGTAAGAGTTGACGGTGTAACCGTAAGTAGCCATGGGCCAAACAACGATGGTTGCGACCCAGAATATTGTAAAAACGTGCACATTACTAATTGTACTTTCGATACGGGTGATGACTGTATTGCCATTAAAGCAGGACGTAATGAGGACGGCAGACGTGTAAATATTCCTAGTGAAAATATTGTAGTTGAAAATTGCGATATGAAAGATGGTCACGGTGGCGTGGTTTTAGGTAGCGAAATTTCAGCCGGCGTTAGAAATGTTTTTGCACGTAACTGTAAAATGGACAGCCCAAATTTAGATCGCGCTATCCGTATTAAAACAAACACTTTAAGAGGTGGTTTTGTTGAAAACTTGTACGTAAAAAACATTCAAGTGGGACAAGTAAAGGAAGCTGCTCTCAAAATAAATCTTCACTATGGTATTTATGCCAATCAAGAAGGTGGCTTTATCCCTAAAATAAACAACGTACACCTAGAGGATATAACAGTTGAAAACAGTGGTAAATACGGTATTTTAATTAAAGGGCGAGAAGAAGCCGTTATTCAAAATGTATCTTTAACCAATGTTCATATTAAAAATGCTAAAACACCTTTATCAGTTGAGTATTCTGAACCAATCGTATTTAAAAACACAACCATCAACGGAAAAGAACAATAA
- a CDS encoding glycoside hydrolase family 88 protein translates to MKKATIYIALFALAVGLFTSCKDTKKENVQEETATVEKVVPEDLKWSERMMLSEIHRFPEATKLDFSTKPRWTYTPGLVLSACSRVYEATNNKKYYDYIYDYADTLIDSTGTIDTYSLEKQNLDMIKSGDVLLFLYPITKEERFLTAMHTLDKQLQSQPSTSEGGYWHKKRYPHQMWLDGLYMAEPFHVRYAKEYVDDEEEKQDIYNHAVLQFDLIQKHSRDEKSGLLYHGWDESREQKWADNETGNSQHFWSRGMGWYGMAMVDVLDFLPEDHPGRERIIKYLNQYAEAVTKVQDESGLWWQVLDQGDREGNYLEATGTSMFTYTFAKGVRKGYLPEKYLDVAKKAYQALLDDLITVEENGVVNLNQCCAVAGLGGNPYRDGSFEYYIGETIRSNDPKGTGPFIMASLELNK, encoded by the coding sequence ATGAAAAAAGCAACTATATATATTGCACTGTTTGCACTGGCCGTTGGCTTGTTTACGTCTTGTAAAGACACTAAAAAAGAAAACGTACAAGAAGAAACCGCTACTGTAGAAAAAGTCGTTCCCGAAGATTTGAAATGGTCTGAACGCATGATGCTTTCAGAAATTCATCGTTTTCCAGAAGCTACAAAACTGGATTTTTCAACAAAACCACGTTGGACTTACACGCCTGGTTTAGTGTTAAGTGCATGTTCTCGTGTTTATGAAGCAACAAATAACAAAAAATATTACGATTACATCTACGATTATGCAGATACTCTAATCGATAGTACGGGTACAATAGACACCTACTCGTTAGAAAAACAAAATCTAGATATGATAAAGTCTGGTGATGTTCTTTTGTTTCTCTACCCTATCACCAAAGAAGAACGTTTTTTAACCGCTATGCACACCTTAGACAAGCAGTTGCAATCGCAACCATCAACGTCTGAAGGTGGCTACTGGCACAAAAAAAGATATCCGCACCAAATGTGGCTTGATGGGCTTTACATGGCCGAACCATTCCATGTTAGATATGCTAAAGAATACGTTGATGACGAAGAGGAAAAACAAGACATCTACAACCATGCTGTATTACAATTCGATTTAATTCAAAAGCATAGTCGGGATGAAAAATCCGGCTTATTATATCATGGTTGGGATGAAAGCCGTGAGCAAAAATGGGCAGATAATGAAACTGGAAACTCACAACATTTCTGGTCACGCGGTATGGGCTGGTACGGTATGGCTATGGTCGATGTATTAGACTTTTTACCAGAAGACCACCCCGGTAGAGAACGTATTATAAAATACTTAAATCAATATGCCGAAGCTGTAACTAAAGTTCAAGACGAATCAGGCTTATGGTGGCAAGTTTTGGATCAAGGTGACCGTGAAGGCAATTACCTTGAAGCTACAGGAACGTCTATGTTCACTTATACTTTTGCCAAAGGTGTGCGTAAGGGATATTTACCTGAAAAATATTTGGACGTGGCTAAAAAAGCCTACCAAGCTTTATTAGACGACCTAATTACTGTTGAAGAAAACGGCGTGGTTAACCTAAATCAATGTTGCGCGGTTGCCGGATTGGGTGGAAACCCTTATAGAGATGGGTCTTTTGAATACTACATAGGAGAAACCATTAGATCAAATGACCCTAAAGGTACTGGGCCTTTTATAATGGCTAGCTTAGAGCTAAACAAATAA